The following coding sequences lie in one Helicoverpa zea isolate HzStark_Cry1AcR chromosome 2, ilHelZeax1.1, whole genome shotgun sequence genomic window:
- the LOC124643713 gene encoding tubulin beta chain-like: MREIVHIQVGRCGNQIGAKFWEVISDEHGIDPNGCYRGDCDLQLERINVYYNEGSGCKYVPRAVLVDLEPGTMDTLRAGVYGEIFRPDNIVYGVTGAGNNWAKGYYTEGADLLESVLDVVRKEAEGCDCLQGFQVVHSLGGGTGSGLGTLLLANLTEEYPDRISATYSVVPSPRVSDTVVEPYNATLAINQLIENSTQSYCIDNEALYHICFRTLKLRTPTYGDLNHLVSTTMSGVTTCLRFPGQLNADLRKLAVNMIPFPRLHFFMPGFAPLTARGSQKYRALTVPELTHQMFDAKNMMAACDPRHGRYLTVAAIFRGRMSMKEVDEQMCNIQCKNKDFFVEWIPNNVKTAVCDIPPRGLKMSSTFIGNTTAIQELFKRIAEQFTSMFRKKAFLHWYICEGMEESDFADADHNLCDLISEYQQYQDASADDQEFEGEDEEANDFDET, translated from the exons ATGAGAGAAATAGTCCACATTCAAGTTGGGAGGTGTGGTAACCAGATTGGAGCGAAA TTCTGGGAGGTGATCTCAGATGAACACGGGATCGACCCAAATGGCTGCTACAGGGGTGACTGCGACCTTCAGTTAGAACGCATCAACGTTTACTACAATGAAGGATCAGGCTGCAAATATGTTCCCCGAGCGGTATTAGTGGACCTCGAACCAGGCACCATGGATACCTTAAGAGCTGGAGTTTATGGAGAAATATTCAGGCCAGACAACATCGTATACGGCGTTACCGGTGCAGGTAATAATTGGGCTAAAGGCTATTACACTGAAGGCGCAGATTTGCTTGAATCTGTCCTAGATGTGGTGCGAAAAGAGGCTGAAGGTTGTGATTGTCTGCAAGGGTTCCAAGTTGTGCATTCACTTGGTGGCGGTACTGGCTCTGGCTTAGGAACGCTGCTTTTAGCGAATTTGACTGAGGAGTACCCTGATAGGATTTCTGCTACGTACTCTGTGGTACCCAGTCCTAGGGTCTCTGACACAGTCGTAGAGCCTTACAATGCAACGTTAGCAATAAATCAGCTGATCGAGAATTCAACACAATCATATTGTATAGACAACGAGGCTTTGTATCACATCTGTTTCCGCACGCTGAAGCTGCGGACTCCAACTTACGGCGACCTGAACCACTTGGTATCTACGACCATGTCAGGAGTGACGACGTGCCTCAGGTTCCCTGGACAACTGAACGCAGATTTGAGAAAGCTAGCCGTCAACATGATACCATTCCCAAGGCTACACTTCTTCATGCCTGGGTTTGCCCCGCTGACGGCAAGAGGAAGCCAGAAATACCGAGCTCTAACCGTGCCAGAGCTGACCCATCAAATGTTTGATGCGAAGAACATGATGGCCGCTTGCGATCCTCGACACGGCAGGTATTTGACAGTCGCTGCAATCTTCCGCGGTCGTATGTCAATGAAGGAGGTAGACGAACAGATGTGCAACATTCAGTGTAAGAACAAGGACTTCTTTGTGGAATGGATTCCTAACAACGTGAAGACTGCTGTTTGCGATATACCTCCACGAGGGTTGAAAATGTCTTCGACTTTTATAGGGAATACGACAGCTATTCAAGAGTTGTTCAAACGAATTGCGGAGCAGTTCACGTCCATGTTCAGGAAGAAAGCGTTCCTCCACTGGTACATCTGCGAGGGTATGGAAGAATCAGATTTTGCTGATGCTGATCATAACCTTTGCGATTTGATCTCGGAGTACCAACAGTACCAGGACGCGAGCGCTGATGACCAGGAGTTTGAAGGTGAAGATGAAGAGGCCAATGACTTTGATGAAACctga
- the LOC124640724 gene encoding alpha-1,2-mannosyltransferase ALG9 isoform X1: MPLTARQRSIHNKNGAKRATSFSKGKRKATEGEFLVTNAPSDLRSIAYPGGAVALGLLLTARIVSAYWGHIADCDETYNYWEPLHYLVYGSGLQTWEYSPVYAIRSYMPLWLFAVPAKILAWFMTPVSVFYSLRVLLAVLSACAELMFYKAICHEFGVHVGRVWLAMTLPAAGMFASSSAMLPSAWSSALCSAALACWWRRRYPTAIFLTAASTLLSWPFTALLGVPIAIDMVLMKGQIVDFLKWSIISLIVILVPTVLVDSWHYGRLVVAPWNIVAYNIFTEHGPDLYGVEPWTYYFVNGFLNFNIVWVLALSSPVYLVACTAMTSRSTARAMFCAPYWLDLLPLVLWLAVFMLQPHKEERFLYPAYSMIILSGAIALDCLQKMTFAVGTELFRWRRERERRHYLAYTGPLMVMCVLIAGVAGLSRIAALYTNYNAPMRILRDLPPAPEEVELRLCFGKEWHRSPSSFHLPPAYSVRLIPSEFTGQLPAPYSNTHNATRLIHPHFNDMNKGDNRTYIKPSECHYLVDSSIGKPSTLEPAYHKDPSWEIISSVAILDAQKSHQVFRAFYVPVLSSKKNVYANLYLLKNKVLV, encoded by the exons ATGCCACTTACGGCAAGACAACGAAgtatacacaataaaaatggaGCCAAAAGGGCGACCAGCTTTAGCAAAGGGAAGCGAAAAGCTACCGAAGG GGAGTTCCTCGTAACCAATGCACCATCAGACCTCCGGAGCATAGCGTATCCTGGTGGGGCAGTAGCCCTAGGTctgcttctgactgcccgtattGTTTCCGCATACTGGGGTCATATAGCTGACTGTGATGAAACTTATAACTATTGGGAGCCATTGCATTATTTAG TATATGGCAGTGGTCTCCAAACATGGGAGTACAGCCCAGTGTACGCAATCCGCTCATACATGCCACTCTGGTTGTTTGCTGTGCCTGCCAAGATACTGGCCTGGTTCATGACTCCTGTCTCAGTGTTCTACTCCCTACGAGTGCTACTAGCGGTCCTTTCGGCTTGTGCTGAGCTTATGTTTTATAA AGCCATATGCCACGAATTCGGCGTTCACGTAGGCCGTGTCTGGCTAGCCATGACCCTCCCCGCCGCGGGTATGTTCGCGAGCAGTTCTGCGATGCTTCCATCTGCGTGGAGCAGCGCGTTGTGCAGCGCTGCGCTCGCGTGCTGGTGGCGCAGACGTTACCCGACCGCTATATTCTTGACTGCCGCCTCTACACTGCTTA GCTGGCCATTCACAGCACTCCTAGGCGTCCCCATAGCAATCGACATGGTTTTAATGAAGGGACAAATTGTCGACTTTCTCAAATGGTCTATCATTTCCCTTATCGTAATCCTGGTGCCAACAGTACTAGTGGATTCATGGCATTACGGTAGACTAGTAGTGGCCCCATGGAATATTGTCGCCTATAATATATTTACCGAACATGGACCCGATTTGTATGGAGTGGAACCATGGACTTATTACTTTGTGAATGGATTCTTGAACTTTAATATTGTTTGG GTCCTAGCCCTATCATCCCCAGTATACCTGGTAGCATGCACAGCGATGACGTCCCGGTCGACAGCGCGGGCGATGTTCTGTGCTCCCTACTGGTTGGACCTGCTGCCGCTCGTACTGTGGCTCGCTGTCTTCATGCTGCAGCCGCATAAGGAGGAGAG ATTCCTGTACCCAGCATACAGTATGATCATCCTCTCCGGCGCCATAGCTCTGGACTGCTTACAAAAGATGACGTTCGCTGTCGGTACGGAACTGTTTCGCTGGCGAAGGGAGCGAGAGAGGCGACACTATCTAGCTTATACGGGCCCTCTGATGGTCATGTGTGTGCTTATAGCGGGCGTTGCTG GTCTATCCCGCATCGCCGCCCTCTATACGAACTACAACGCCCCCATGCGGATACTCCGTGACTTACCCCCAGCTCCTGAAGAAGTGGAGCTGCGGCTGTGCTTCGGCAAGGAGTGGCACCGCTCGCCCTCCAGCTTCCACCTGCCGCCCGCCTACAGCGTCAGGCTCATACCCAGCGAGTTTACTGGGCAGCTGCCGGCGCCTTACAGCAACACACACAATG CAACTCGTCTCATTCATCCTCACTTCAACGACATGAACAAAGGTGACAATAGAACGTACATCAAACCGAGTGAATGCCACTACTTAGTAGACTCTTCCATCGGAAAACCTTCAACCCTCGAACCAGCATACCACAAAGATCCATCATGGGAAATTATATCCAGTGTTGCCATACTCGACGCTCAAAAGTCCCATCAAGTGTTCAGAGCGTTCTATGTGCCAGTGttgtcaagtaaaaaaaatgtttacgctAACCTGTATTTGTTGAAGAATAAGGTGCTGGTTTAA
- the LOC124641898 gene encoding uncharacterized protein LOC124641898, producing the protein MLYDEFKPIVDLVLNNWTALQLAVEHGMGAPGGEKTAQLMSVYIARYCVENVVDRDELTEVIEDLMDEEFETVCHDDSPKEIAVLLLQFLNLLREGRHDECRARLDAMPKCQIWLSQPIHESVPPQCHGNPDDDSTSSSGEEERDDAPYVNGTSNPPATSSNTSNAAPEPMDEDVDPGWTVVRSRRKH; encoded by the exons ATGTTGTACGACGAATTTAAACCGATTGTTGATCTGGTATTGAACAACTGGACAGCGTTGCAGCTTGCTGTCGAACATGGAATGGGAGCTCCCGGAGGCGAAAAG actGCACAGTTAATGTCAGTGTACATAGCAAGATACTGTGTTGAGAATGTGGTGGACAGGGATGAGTTAACTGAAGTTATAGAAGATCTCATGGATGAGGAGTTTGAAACTGTCTGTCATGATGACTCGCCTAAAG AAATAGCAGTACTACTCCTCCAGTTTTTAAATCTACTGCGGGAAGGGCGACATGACGAGTGCCGAGCTAGACTTGATGCCATGCCTAAATGTCAGATATGGCTGAGCCAGCCTATACACGAATCTGTTCCCCCACAA TGCCACGGTAATCCGGATGACGACTCAACATCCAGTAGTGGGGAAGAAGAAAGAGATGACGCTCCCTACGTCAACGGTACTTCTAATCCCCCAGCCACATCATCAAATACTTCAAACGCAGCACCAGAACCTATGGACGAAGATGTTGACCCTGGCTGGACAGTGGTGCGTTCAAGAAGAAAGCATTGA
- the LOC124640724 gene encoding alpha-1,2-mannosyltransferase ALG9 isoform X2, with amino-acid sequence MPLTARQRSIHNKNGAKRATSFSKGKRKATEGEFLVTNAPSDLRSIAYPGGAVALGLLLTARIVSAYWGHIADCDETYNYWEPLHYLVYGSGLQTWEYSPVYAIRSYMPLWLFAVPAKILAWFMTPVSVFYSLRVLLAVLSACAELMFYKAICHEFGVHVGRVWLAMTLPAAGMFASSSAMLPSAWSSALCSAALACWWRRRYPTAIFLTAASTLLSWPFTALLGVPIAIDMVLMKGQIVDFLKWSIISLIVILVPTVLVDSWHYGRLVVAPWNIVAYNIFTEHGPDLYGVEPWTYYFVNGFLNFNIVWVLALSSPVYLVACTAMTSRSTARAMFCAPYWLDLLPLVLWLAVFMLQPHKEERFLYPAYSMIILSGAIALDCLQKMTFAVGTELFRWRRERERRHYLAYTGPLMVMCVLIAGVAGLSRIAALYTNYNAPMRILRDLPPAPEEVELRLCFGKEWHRSPSSFHLPPAYSVRLIPSEFTGQLPAPYSNTHNGMYTTCSMTCLQLPPAARLQRQAHTQRVYWAAAGALQQHTQWYVHYMLHDLPPASTCRPPTASGSYPASLLGSCRRLTATHTMVCTLHAP; translated from the exons ATGCCACTTACGGCAAGACAACGAAgtatacacaataaaaatggaGCCAAAAGGGCGACCAGCTTTAGCAAAGGGAAGCGAAAAGCTACCGAAGG GGAGTTCCTCGTAACCAATGCACCATCAGACCTCCGGAGCATAGCGTATCCTGGTGGGGCAGTAGCCCTAGGTctgcttctgactgcccgtattGTTTCCGCATACTGGGGTCATATAGCTGACTGTGATGAAACTTATAACTATTGGGAGCCATTGCATTATTTAG TATATGGCAGTGGTCTCCAAACATGGGAGTACAGCCCAGTGTACGCAATCCGCTCATACATGCCACTCTGGTTGTTTGCTGTGCCTGCCAAGATACTGGCCTGGTTCATGACTCCTGTCTCAGTGTTCTACTCCCTACGAGTGCTACTAGCGGTCCTTTCGGCTTGTGCTGAGCTTATGTTTTATAA AGCCATATGCCACGAATTCGGCGTTCACGTAGGCCGTGTCTGGCTAGCCATGACCCTCCCCGCCGCGGGTATGTTCGCGAGCAGTTCTGCGATGCTTCCATCTGCGTGGAGCAGCGCGTTGTGCAGCGCTGCGCTCGCGTGCTGGTGGCGCAGACGTTACCCGACCGCTATATTCTTGACTGCCGCCTCTACACTGCTTA GCTGGCCATTCACAGCACTCCTAGGCGTCCCCATAGCAATCGACATGGTTTTAATGAAGGGACAAATTGTCGACTTTCTCAAATGGTCTATCATTTCCCTTATCGTAATCCTGGTGCCAACAGTACTAGTGGATTCATGGCATTACGGTAGACTAGTAGTGGCCCCATGGAATATTGTCGCCTATAATATATTTACCGAACATGGACCCGATTTGTATGGAGTGGAACCATGGACTTATTACTTTGTGAATGGATTCTTGAACTTTAATATTGTTTGG GTCCTAGCCCTATCATCCCCAGTATACCTGGTAGCATGCACAGCGATGACGTCCCGGTCGACAGCGCGGGCGATGTTCTGTGCTCCCTACTGGTTGGACCTGCTGCCGCTCGTACTGTGGCTCGCTGTCTTCATGCTGCAGCCGCATAAGGAGGAGAG ATTCCTGTACCCAGCATACAGTATGATCATCCTCTCCGGCGCCATAGCTCTGGACTGCTTACAAAAGATGACGTTCGCTGTCGGTACGGAACTGTTTCGCTGGCGAAGGGAGCGAGAGAGGCGACACTATCTAGCTTATACGGGCCCTCTGATGGTCATGTGTGTGCTTATAGCGGGCGTTGCTG GTCTATCCCGCATCGCCGCCCTCTATACGAACTACAACGCCCCCATGCGGATACTCCGTGACTTACCCCCAGCTCCTGAAGAAGTGGAGCTGCGGCTGTGCTTCGGCAAGGAGTGGCACCGCTCGCCCTCCAGCTTCCACCTGCCGCCCGCCTACAGCGTCAGGCTCATACCCAGCGAG TTTACTGGGCAGCTGCCGGCGCCTTACAGCAACACACACAATGGTATGTACACTACATGCTCCATGACCTGCCTCCAGCTTCCACCTGCCGCCCGCCTACAGCGTCAGGCTCATACCCAGCGAGTTTACTGGGCAGCTGCCGGCGCCTTACAGCAACACACACAATGGTATGTACACTACATGCTCCATGACCTGCCTCCAGCTTCCACCTGCCGCCCGCCTACAGCGTCAGGCTCATACCCAGCGAGTTTACTGGGCAGCTGCCGGCGCCTTACAGCAACACACACAATGGTATGTACACTACATGCTCCATGA
- the LOC124643705 gene encoding tubulin beta chain: protein MREIVHIQAGQCGNQIGAKFWEVISDEHGIDSTGAYNGDSDLQLERINVYYNEASGGKYVPRAVLVDLEPGTMDSVRSGPFGQIFRPDNFVFGQSGAGNNWAKGHYTEGAELVDSVLDVVRKEAEGCDCLQGFQLTHSLGGGTGSGMGTLLISKIREEYPDRIMNTFSVVPSPKVSDTVVEPYNATLSVHQLVENTDETYCIDNEALYDICFRTLKLTTPTYGDLNHLVSATMSGVTTCLRFPGQLNADLRKLAVNMVPFPRLHFFMPGFAPLTSRGSQQYRALTVPELTQQMFDAKNMMAACDPRHGRYLTVAAVFRGRMSMKEVDEQMLNIQNKNSSYFVEWIPNNVKTAVCDIPPRGLKMSATFIGNTTAIQELFKRISEQFTAMFRRKAFLHWYTGEGMDEMEFTEAESNMNDLVSEYQQYQDATADDEGEFEEEVEDE, encoded by the exons atgagGGAAATCGTCCACATCCAGGCCGGGCAATGCGGAAATCAGATCGGAGCCAAG TTCTGGGAAGTAATCTCCGACGAGCACGGCATCGACTCCACGGGTGCCTACAATGGAGACTCCGATCTGCAATTAGAACGCATCAACGTCTACTACAATGAGGCTTCGGGCGGCAAGTACGTGCCGCGCGCAGTCCTGGTAGACCTTGAGCCCGGCACCATGGACTCCGTGCGCTCCGGACCCTTCGGACAAATCTTCCGCCCTGACAACTTTGTATTCGGACAGTCAGGTGCTGGAAACAACTGGGCCAAGGGTCACTACACAGAGGGCGCTGAACTGGTTGACTCAGTACTCGATGTCGTACGGAAGGAAGCCGAGGGTTGCGACTGCCTCCAAGGCTTCCAGCTAACTCATTCTCTTGGAGGTGGAACAGGCTCTGGAATGGGGACCCTCCTTATTTCGAAAATCAGGGAAGAATACCCTGATAGGATAATGAACACCTTCTCCGTAGTCCCTAGCCCGAAAGTATCGGATACTGTAGTAGAGCCGTACAACGCGACCCTCTCTGTACATCAGTTGGTCGAAAATACCGATGAAACCTACTGTATAGATAACGAGGCGCTATATGACATCTGTTTCCGAACGCTGAAGCTGACGACCCCAACCTACGGTGACTTAAATCACCTGGTATCTGCGACTATGTCAGGCGTGACGACATGTCTCAGGTTCCCTGGGCAACTGAACGCGGACCTGAGGAAGCTCGCCGTGAATATGGTACCTTTCCCACGACTACACTTCTTCATGCCTGGCTTCGCTCCGCTGACGTCACGCGGCAGCCAGCAGTACCGCGCCCTGACTGTGCCGGAGCTCACGCAGCAAATGTTTGACGCAAAGAACATGATGGCGGCTTGTGACCCGCGCCATGGGCGATACTTAACCGTCGCCGCAGTGTTCCGCGGACGCATGTCCATGAAGGAAGTGGACGAGCAGATGCTCAATATCCAGAACAAGAACAGCAGTTACTTTGTCGAATGGATCCCGAACAACGTCAAGACCGCCGTCTGCGATATACCTCCCCGTGGTTTGAAGATGTCTGCTACCTTTATTGGAAATACCACCGCTATACAGGAGCTGTTCAAGAGGATTTCTGAGCAGTTCACTGCTATGTTTAGAAGGAAGGCTTTCTTGCACTGGTACACTGGTGAAGGTATGGATGAGATGGAGTTCACCGAGGCGGAGAGTAACATGAACGACCTGGTGTCGGAGTACCAGCAGTACCAGGACGCGACGGCGGATGACGAGGGCGAGTTCGAGGAGGAAGTGGAGGATGAGTGA
- the LOC124638742 gene encoding DNA topoisomerase 2-binding protein 1, which yields MSEDISVTFIIPEHCRSENDCSEEMQLAFVTCEQHCGGGLQARWVHENKWTKFDGLTKRDVFVLTEFEGTLYERLQATKCLLVGPRCLSCCLTEGTPIPSGPEPVFTIAMRGLVVTASGLSKSQKEEIKKKVHWMGGIYSPVLTDDTTHLVSDTVLSDKYVKSVEKGIPVMAITWIEAVWETSLRLNVSGSSPDFLVHKLPPFMNLQVTTSGITKKDKQLIMKLVNEHGGTFSGAFQSETTDIVVLTKEGIGSEKYKAALEYGKAVVLPSWVKQSAAAGVALPLHKFTVAGASTSSPLCSSRLPDMSLNFSRITNLRPPSNFVDETRSAETTMMSGKIRLTQEKKNDVSIDKEILTAFENFDMSLIKKAGPIFDGFCIWVSGLDGTGRERAAACVSRCGGVRYDAPHPRVTHAVAAPGAAPGAAAELPAVPVLSPLWLLSSVEAGRALDEAQFLIDTKPSTPAKSARKARLEPASPMSKRNLALLRRGPLDLPAPTPEVKEPQEPQDELVNHYLSQPMPAPEKERTPEPAPNVTAREHPDITEDAAEDPTEEIEQIFRGIKMEVQGLDDDAICEIGAEVSAAGGTLAAAGAGGTHVLVPLDMDVKELSNKEAEPVTVFWVKDCLSQQELVPIQYYHRPVAVPLSAPGPLTGVVASLSTYSGVERAFLDELAKLLGATTQLRFCRRNTANALASTHLICPTATGDKYLGALKWGLPAVQASWLLHCAEEGRRVSERGHLVGDTKAPPSPQPQIEEEPEPMEVQAPEPPPEAQADEQTNTTTDKDKENEMLPPAGTAIPRRGSVPSREQTPKAKDAEEMSPASRYIAMARQGLLGGDSQETPKRVADKDGDKQDAECAVKTPQFEDALSTPNLAALSPTTRRRLQAVRRGEMPSDPIRTPVDPFDRRPSTPDSAFGASLRPGADRMSPDARKRLWQFVDGLPSKQPEPVVKDKHTPLSEIRNRFLAQFNGDAPTPPFEHNVAPRKLQLQDQCETPPAKIAKITPDQSAGGLSPCDASGGAASPRIPPAVDAQLQRLSAALTGRLSSQRARRQRDSVPAVPEPPPDSEPAPESQPNTVGWDDTTPAQQPTTVEQETSVQIKRFMLSSNVDNRDDIISMIVHLGGEVCEGAELDPEATHLLCAAPGRSEKMLGSIAAGRWVLHPVYVAKSRAAGTFLPEEEYEWGNPLATCLPPLSGAERGLARAAQRWRSARESGAAGPFAGVVALLHVPPPRRRLLARLVTAGGGAAPGDEPPYTNDDITVCFADIKRYPLSDRDSAWLISKRIPVCAPVLLSSYLTDDPPPKPEDHCLPDYRP from the exons ATGAGTGAGGATATCAGTGTAACTTTCATTATACCGGAGCATTGCCGATCTGAAAATGACTGCTCCGAAGAAATGCAATTGGCTTTTGTT ACATGTGAACAGCACTGTGGTGGTGGTCTGCAAGCAAGATGGGTGCATGAGAATAAGTGGACCAAGTTTGATGGGCTGACCAAGCGGGATGTATTTGTGCTGACTGAGTTTGAAGGAACGCTGTATGAGAGGCTACAGGCTACTAAGTGTTT ACTAGTTGGCCCACGCTGCTTATCATGCTGTTTGACAGAAGGGACACCCATACCATCAGGTCCAGAGCCTGTCTTCACAATAGCCATGAGAGGGTTGGTAGTCACTGCTAGTGGACTCTCAAAATCACAGAAG GaggaaataaagaagaaagtgCACTGGATGGGCGGCATATACAGCCCAGTTCTCACAGATGACACAACACACTTAGTATCAGATACTGTGCTCTCTGATAAATATGTC AAATCAGTAGAAAAAGGCATACCAGTAATGGCAATAACATGGATAGAAGCAGTTTGGGAGACTTCCCTTCGTCTCAACGTCAGTGGTTCATCCCCAGACTTCCTAGTACATAAGTTGCCTCCTTTCATGAACCTACAAGTGACAACCTCAGGAATTACGAAGAAGGATAAGCAGTTGATTATGAAGCTGGTGAATGAACATGGTGGAACGTTCTCCGGAGCCTTCCAGAGTGAAACTACTGATATTGTTGTGTTGACCAA AGAAGGCATAGGCAGCGAAAAATACAAAGCTGCCTTAGAGTACGGCAAGGCGGTGGTACTACCGTCGTGGGTGAAGCagtcggcggcggcgggcgtGGCGCTGCCGCTGCACAAGTTCACAGTGGCCGGCGCCTCCACGTCCTCGCCGCTCTGTTCCTCACGACTGCCTGATATGA GTTTAAACTTCTCTCGCATAACAAACTTGAGACCGCCGAGCAATTTCGTAGACGAAACGAGATCTGCTGAAACTACAATGATGTCTGGTAAAATTAGG TTAACACAAGAGAAGAAGAATGATGTTTCTATTGACAAGGAAATACTGACGGCGTTTGAGAACTTCGATATGAGTCTCATCAAGAAGGCTGGACCTATATTTGATGGTTtttgt ATCTGGGTGTCCGGCCTGGACGGGACAGGCCGCGAGCGCGCCGCCGCCTGCGTGTCGAGGTGCGGCGGGGTGCGCTACGACGCGCCGCACCCGCGCGTCACGCACGCCGTGGCCGCGCCCGGCGCCGCGCCCGGCGCCGCCGCCGAGCTGCCCGCCGTGCCCGTGCTGTCGCCGCTGTGGCTGCTGAGCAGTGTGGAAGCTGGGAGGGCGTTGGATGAGGCACAG TTCTTAATAGACACAAAGCCATCGACCCCAGCTAAATCAGCCCGTAAAGCCCGACTGGAACCCGCGTCTCCTATGAGCAAGCGCAACCTAGCGCTACTGCGCCGCGGACCGCTCGACTTGCCGGCGCCGACACCTGAAGTGAAGGAACCACAGGAACCACAAGATGAACTTGTTAACCATTATTTGAGtc AACCCATGCCTGCACCAGAGAAAGAGAGAACTCCCGAACCAGCTCCCAACGTAACAGCACGTGAACACCCTGACATCACTGAGGACGCAGCCGAAGACCCCACTGAGGAGATCGAACAAATATTCAGAG GCATCAAAATGGAGGTCCAAGGCCTAGACGATGACGCCATCTGCGAGATAGGAGCAGAGGTCTCGGCCGCGGGCGGGACACTAGCCGCAGCCGGCGCGGGCGGGACACATGTGCTGGTGCCGCTAGATATGGACGTCAAGGAGCTGAGCAATAAGGAGGCCGAACCTGTCACTGTGTTTTGGGTG AAAGACTGTCTCTCCCAACAAGAGCTGGTCCCCATACAATACTACCACCGGCCGGTAGCAGTGCCTCTGTCTGCCCCCGGGCCATTGACCGGCGTGGTGGCCAGTCTCAGCACGTACAGTGGAGTTGAACGAGCCTTCCTCGACGAGCTGGCTAAACTACTAGGAGCCAC TACACAACTACGTTTCTGCCGACGCAACACAGCGAACGCTTTAGCGTCTACCCACCTCATTTGTCCGACGGCGACCGGTGACAAGTACCTCGGCGCCTTGAAGTGGGGCCTGCCCGCCGTGCAGGCGTCTTGGTTACTGCACTGCGCAGAAGAAGGCAGGCGGGTCAGCGAGAGGGGACATCTTGTGGGGGATACCAAAG CACCACCTTCACCACAGCCTCAAATCGAAGAGGAACCAGAACCGATGGAAGTACAAGCCCCCGAACCTCCTCCCGAAGCACAAGCCGACGAACAGACAAACACAACTACAGACAAAGACAAAGAGAACGAGATGTTACCGCCGGCTGGCACCGCTATACCCCGGCGCGGGTCTGTGCCCAGTCGGGAACAGACGCCCAAGGCTAAAG ATGCAGAAGAGATGTCTCCAGCGTCCCGCTACATAGCGATGGCGCGGCAAGGCCTGCTAGGAGGCGACTCGCAGGAGACGCCCAAACGAGTCGCCGACAAAGATGGAGATAAACAAG ATGCGGAATGTGCAGTAAAAACTCCTCAGTTTGAGGATGCATTATCGACACCAAACTTAGCCGCTCTCAGTCCCACTACAAGACGACGGCTACAGGCTGTGAGGCGCGGGGAAATGCCGTCTGATCCTATACGTACTCCTGTGGATCCAT TCGACCGTCGTCCGTCCACCCCGGACAGTGCGTTCGGCGCCTCACTGCGTCCCGGCGCCGACCGCATGTCGCCCGACGCCCGCAAGCGACTCTGGCAGTTTGTAGACGGCCTGCCCAGTAAACAGCCTGAACCCGTTGTTAAGGATAAACATACG CCATTATCGGAGATCCGAAACAGATTCCTTGCGCAATTCAATGGTGATGCGCCCACGCCGCCCTTTGAACACAACGTAGCTCCCAGGAAATTGCAATTACAG GACCAATGTGAGACGCCACCGGCCAAAATAGCCAAAATCACGCCAGATCag AGTGCAGGCGGGCTGTCGCCGTGTGACGCCAGCGGAGGCGCCGCGTCGCCGCGCATCCCGCCCGCCGTCGACGCTCAGCTGCAGAGACTCAGCGCCGCTCTGACCGGCCGTCTGAGTTCCCAGAGAGCGAGGCGCCAGAGAGACTCTGTGCCGGCTGTGCCTGAACCAC CCCCAGACTCGGAACCGGCCCCCGAATCGCAACCCAACACAGTGGGGTGGGACGACACGACGCCTGCGCAACAACCGACAACTGTCGAACAAGAGACCTCTGTGCAAATCAAGAGGTTCATGCTCTCTTCTAATGTTGAT AATCGAGACGACATAATCTCCATGATAGTCCATCTAGGCGGCGAGGTCTGTGAAGGTGCTGAATTGGACCCTGAGGCCACTCACCTACTATGTGCGGCCCCGGGCCGAAGCGAGAAGATGTTGGGCTCCATAGCGGCCGGCAGATGGGTGCTACACCCCGTGTATGTCGCCAAGAGCAGAGCCGCTGGCACCTTCCTACCG GAAGAAGAATACGAATGGGGTAATCCCCTAGCGACGTGCCTCCCTCCCCTGTCGGGCGCGGAGCGCGGCctcgcgcgggcggcgcagcgCTGGCGCAGCGCGAGAGAGAGCGGAGCCGCCGGGCCCTTCGCCGGCGTCGTGGCGCTGCTGCAcgtgccgccgccgcgccgccgcctgcTCGCGCGCCTCGTCACCGCCGGCGGGGGCGCCGCGCCGGGGGACGA ACCGCCCTACACAAATGACGACATAACAGTATGCTTTGCTGACATAAAGCGCTACCCGCTATCCGACAGAGACAGTGCTTGGCTTATTTCCAAGCGAATACCTGTATGTGCTCCAGTCTTACTGAGTTCCTATCTCACTGACGATCCGCCGCCGAAGCCTGAAGACCATTGCCTACCTGACTATCGACCTTAA